One segment of Anatilimnocola aggregata DNA contains the following:
- a CDS encoding SHD1 domain-containing protein produces MGYPYGQPGSDPFAPGPGPQRSGLNLKVPLLISGIILGLVLLFVAGVIALGVGAFALLKSAEKQKVEPGAEAFADYLKKQQALPPGEREIFGRTNRPYKFVSVTVKPFVPPEAPPPSLPSTQPSPPPSFQPVTPSFQPAPTPNFQPAPVPSFEPAPSFQPVAPSFTPVPIPQPGANPVAGGNEENAPPPGFPATDVSQFKPRDLVYVFSDKKWYPAVVMLKRGILTRIRYSTNGVMEVVSLDRIRLEKDPHVQVAASGLPSALKPLTPKPGETKESGESEDDSLFVAKPSDERLEPTTSTPAANPAIPAALKPVSEAKIREWTDATGQHKIKAELIDFEFDHVQLRRTDGKVINMPISMLCADDQAIVREKYP; encoded by the coding sequence ATGGGCTATCCCTATGGACAGCCAGGTAGTGATCCGTTTGCTCCAGGTCCTGGACCGCAGCGATCGGGCTTGAATCTCAAGGTCCCGCTGCTAATTAGCGGCATCATCCTGGGATTGGTACTGCTGTTTGTTGCCGGCGTGATAGCCCTGGGCGTGGGTGCATTCGCGCTGCTTAAGTCAGCGGAAAAGCAAAAAGTAGAGCCAGGGGCCGAAGCGTTTGCGGATTATCTAAAAAAGCAACAAGCGTTGCCGCCGGGTGAGCGAGAGATATTTGGTCGGACGAATCGGCCTTACAAGTTTGTGTCGGTGACAGTTAAGCCCTTTGTGCCACCCGAGGCTCCACCCCCAAGCCTCCCCAGTACTCAGCCCAGTCCACCCCCCAGTTTTCAACCCGTAACGCCTAGCTTTCAGCCGGCGCCCACTCCCAATTTCCAGCCCGCGCCGGTACCCAGTTTCGAACCAGCACCCAGTTTTCAGCCTGTCGCTCCTTCGTTTACACCGGTTCCGATTCCGCAACCGGGCGCTAACCCAGTTGCTGGTGGGAACGAAGAAAATGCTCCTCCTCCCGGTTTTCCAGCGACGGATGTTTCGCAATTTAAGCCAAGAGATTTGGTTTACGTCTTCTCTGACAAGAAGTGGTATCCGGCCGTCGTGATGCTCAAACGCGGGATTCTGACCAGAATCCGCTATTCCACGAACGGCGTGATGGAAGTGGTTTCGCTGGATCGCATTCGGCTCGAAAAGGATCCTCACGTGCAGGTTGCTGCTTCCGGTTTGCCATCGGCTCTAAAACCGCTGACACCCAAGCCCGGCGAGACCAAGGAGAGTGGCGAGTCTGAAGATGACTCGCTCTTTGTTGCCAAGCCTAGCGATGAGCGGCTTGAACCGACCACTTCGACGCCCGCTGCGAATCCCGCTATCCCGGCGGCATTGAAGCCGGTAAGCGAAGCAAAAATCCGCGAATGGACGGATGCCACGGGACAGCACAAGATCAAAGCGGAACTAATCGATTTCGAATTCGATCACGTGCAACTGCGTCGCACCGACGGCAAGGTCATCAACATGCCAATTTCGATGCTCTGTGCGGACGATCAGGCGATCGTCCGCGAGAAGTATCCTTAG
- a CDS encoding DUF4190 domain-containing protein has protein sequence MSNPFESPQHPSEPRSAGHGQGDSTGGLIPYKNMPALLAYYIGIVSMLCCFFGLPIGIVAVVLGVMGLQKRAREPEVKGSVHAWIGIICGVISTIGAIAMIAIIVVGVISA, from the coding sequence ATGTCGAATCCCTTCGAATCACCCCAGCATCCGTCGGAACCACGCTCTGCAGGGCACGGCCAAGGAGATTCCACAGGCGGCCTGATTCCTTATAAGAACATGCCGGCGCTGCTGGCGTACTACATCGGCATTGTGTCGATGTTGTGCTGCTTCTTCGGACTGCCAATCGGCATCGTGGCGGTCGTGCTGGGAGTCATGGGCTTGCAGAAGCGAGCGCGGGAGCCCGAAGTAAAAGGCTCCGTTCATGCCTGGATTGGCATCATCTGCGGCGTGATCTCTACCATCGGCGCAATTGCGATGATTGCAATCATCGTTGTAGGAGTCATCTCAGCCTAA
- a CDS encoding HPF/RaiA family ribosome-associated protein yields MLIQVNTDNHIEGKTSLQDWVRNEVDSSLGRFQPQLTRVEVFLSDVNSHKKSEVDKQCTVEARWSGLDPIAVTKNSPTVEEALAAALDSMIITLDSRIEKLRDAKRHSSMGSGGAEI; encoded by the coding sequence ATGCTCATTCAAGTGAATACCGACAACCACATCGAAGGCAAGACTTCGCTGCAAGATTGGGTCCGCAATGAAGTCGATTCCTCGCTCGGTCGCTTTCAGCCGCAACTGACACGCGTAGAAGTCTTTTTGTCGGATGTAAATAGTCACAAAAAGTCGGAAGTCGACAAGCAATGTACGGTCGAAGCGCGCTGGTCGGGGCTTGACCCCATTGCCGTCACCAAGAACTCTCCCACCGTCGAAGAAGCCCTCGCCGCCGCGCTCGATTCCATGATCATCACGCTCGACAGCCGCATTGAAAAACTGCGCGATGCGAAGCGTCATTCATCCATGGGCAGCGGCGGGGCAGAAATCTGA
- a CDS encoding bifunctional nuclease family protein, giving the protein MPVQMQLSRIIISEINEQQLIYLKEVEGDRQFPILIGLFEAQAINSGVKRIRSPRPRTHELLVGAIESMGGELDSIVISELKDHIYFARVRVRKEGEIIEIDSRPSDAIAVAFACEPPLPIYVSEEVLDESTGS; this is encoded by the coding sequence ATGCCCGTGCAAATGCAGTTGTCGAGGATCATCATCAGCGAGATCAACGAACAGCAGTTGATTTATCTGAAAGAAGTCGAAGGGGATCGCCAGTTTCCCATTCTGATCGGCCTGTTCGAAGCGCAGGCCATCAACAGCGGCGTGAAGCGCATTCGCTCACCGCGCCCACGGACGCACGAACTGCTGGTCGGGGCAATCGAGTCGATGGGTGGCGAACTCGATAGCATCGTCATCAGCGAGTTGAAGGACCACATCTACTTTGCCCGCGTGCGAGTGCGCAAAGAGGGTGAGATCATCGAAATTGATTCTCGCCCCAGCGATGCCATCGCGGTCGCCTTCGCTTGCGAACCTCCGCTGCCGATTTACGTGTCCGAAGAAGTGCTTGATGAAAGTACAGGCAGCTAA
- the tsaB gene encoding tRNA (adenosine(37)-N6)-threonylcarbamoyltransferase complex dimerization subunit type 1 TsaB gives MTVWTLALETVATAGSVALLQGTEVVAEQQLPADSRSARTLATAINQLWQGAGKPPIHLVAVASGPGSFTGLRVGITTAKTLAFAWGARLIGVNTLTAIAFQAKTEDLALHVVLDAQRKELFLATLQRVTPQAQWERQGTDIIVTATDWLQSLTANPVSSVAVSGPALNKLRESLPAGTSVVDPQHWHPQAATIGLLALQAFAANQPDELWTLAPHYMRVSYAEEKKPAAKAIDA, from the coding sequence ATGACGGTGTGGACCCTAGCGCTCGAAACGGTGGCAACGGCTGGATCGGTCGCGTTGTTACAGGGAACTGAAGTTGTGGCCGAGCAACAACTTCCTGCCGATTCGCGCTCGGCCCGCACCCTCGCCACGGCGATCAACCAGCTGTGGCAAGGGGCAGGTAAGCCGCCAATCCACTTGGTGGCGGTGGCCAGCGGCCCGGGTTCGTTCACCGGTTTAAGGGTCGGCATCACGACGGCCAAGACCCTGGCTTTTGCTTGGGGAGCGAGGCTAATCGGCGTGAACACGCTCACCGCAATCGCGTTTCAAGCAAAAACCGAGGACTTAGCGTTACATGTCGTCCTTGATGCTCAGCGAAAGGAGTTGTTTCTGGCGACGTTGCAGCGGGTCACTCCCCAAGCTCAATGGGAGCGGCAGGGAACAGACATAATTGTCACCGCCACCGATTGGCTGCAATCGCTGACCGCAAATCCCGTTTCCAGCGTCGCCGTTTCAGGGCCCGCGCTAAACAAACTGCGGGAATCCCTACCCGCGGGCACTTCAGTGGTCGACCCGCAACATTGGCACCCGCAGGCAGCGACGATCGGACTGCTCGCCCTCCAGGCCTTCGCAGCAAACCAACCCGACGAGTTGTGGACTCTGGCGCCACACTACATGCGGGTCAGTTATGCGGAAGAGAAGAAGCCTGCGGCTAAAGCGATCGACGCCTAA
- a CDS encoding metallophosphoesterase family protein produces the protein MKRALISDIHGNLEALRVVLADIRQQGVSQIYCLGDIVGYGPNPCECLDEVIEHCEATILGNHDQATLFDPDGFNPVAQQAIYWTREQLEDGPGTPSQRNRRWDFLGELHRTLSEGDFLFVHGSPREPTNEYVFPEDIYNQRKMDALFNRIQKYCLQGHTHLPGVFTPDYRFITPEECNYQYRLSTDKAMVNVGSVGQPRDGDPRACYVILEDASVTYRRLEYPVETTREKIYDIPQLNNMLGDRLVTGR, from the coding sequence GTGAAGCGTGCTCTGATCAGCGATATTCACGGCAACTTGGAGGCGCTGCGCGTCGTCCTCGCCGATATCCGTCAGCAGGGCGTGAGCCAGATCTATTGCCTGGGCGATATTGTCGGATATGGGCCCAACCCGTGCGAGTGCCTGGACGAAGTGATCGAACATTGCGAGGCCACGATCCTCGGCAACCACGATCAGGCGACGCTGTTCGATCCCGATGGCTTCAATCCGGTCGCTCAGCAGGCCATCTATTGGACGCGCGAACAGTTGGAAGATGGTCCGGGAACTCCTTCGCAGCGAAATCGTCGTTGGGACTTTCTGGGCGAACTCCATCGAACCTTATCGGAGGGAGACTTTTTGTTTGTGCATGGTTCGCCCCGCGAACCCACGAATGAATATGTCTTTCCCGAGGACATTTACAACCAACGAAAAATGGATGCGCTTTTCAATCGCATTCAAAAATACTGTTTGCAGGGACACACGCATTTGCCCGGCGTCTTTACGCCCGACTATCGTTTCATCACGCCCGAAGAGTGCAATTATCAGTATCGCTTGAGTACCGATAAGGCGATGGTGAATGTCGGCAGTGTCGGGCAGCCGCGCGATGGCGACCCGCGGGCCTGCTACGTGATCTTGGAAGATGCGTCAGTCACCTATCGGCGCTTGGAATATCCCGTCGAAACGACGCGCGAAAAGATCTACGACATTCCCCAACTGAACAACATGCTCGGCGACCGGTTGGTCACGGGGCGTTAG
- a CDS encoding Uma2 family endonuclease, which translates to MSAAPTRRISAAEYLELDRAAGERFQYYRGEMFAMAGGTKNHNRIGRNLLVSLENRFRQKLRRCEAFSSDMRVRVDAEKLYTYPDVTVVCGPPEFLDKREDTLLNPVVVIEVLSPSTEHFDRGSKFEMYRNLVSLHEYVLIAQHKTLVERFLREVDGSWKLTLADNLAGQLELASIDVTLPLSEIYFDVDFPPAPLEQPSELKAPDFDESNRPY; encoded by the coding sequence ATGTCCGCCGCTCCTACTCGCCGAATCTCCGCCGCAGAGTACTTAGAACTCGACCGCGCTGCCGGCGAAAGATTCCAGTATTACCGAGGCGAGATGTTCGCCATGGCGGGCGGAACAAAGAACCATAATCGAATTGGCCGAAATCTCTTGGTCAGCCTGGAAAACCGATTCCGGCAGAAACTTCGCCGTTGCGAAGCATTTTCGTCCGACATGCGAGTGCGCGTTGATGCTGAGAAACTTTATACGTATCCCGATGTAACTGTGGTTTGCGGTCCGCCTGAATTCCTCGACAAACGCGAAGATACGCTCCTGAATCCAGTCGTGGTGATTGAGGTATTGTCACCATCGACAGAACACTTTGATCGGGGCAGCAAGTTCGAGATGTATCGAAATCTGGTTTCGCTGCATGAATATGTACTCATTGCGCAGCACAAAACCCTCGTCGAACGGTTCTTGCGCGAAGTTGATGGGTCGTGGAAACTAACGCTGGCAGACAACTTGGCTGGCCAATTGGAACTTGCTTCTATTGACGTGACCCTACCGCTCAGCGAGATCTATTTCGACGTCGACTTTCCACCAGCACCCCTAGAACAACCAAGCGAATTGAAGGCACCGGACTTCGACGAATCGAATCGCCCGTACTAA
- a CDS encoding serine hydrolase domain-containing protein, whose product MREFYVWRFLLAPLFAAWLVVSPEVSLMAAEPVADPTNPEHHKLAAEYSAARKGLSVLVRVDGKEVFADYTNGGGQNRAHELASGTKSFNGIMAAAAIQDGLIKSWDEKVSDTITEWKDDETKQNITLRHLLSLTSGMGGGQIARVPTFADAIQTTVRFEPGQRFQYGPAPFQTFGELLRRKLSETKETPLDYLQRRIFKPIDLQVGSWRKGVDGMPHLPSGAHLTAPEWAKFGELVRAGGSWNGKEIVQQKLLDECFIPAKANPAYGLTWWLASAANNQRAALFPALARAAKGDGAQPLRVPDLVQAAGAGNQRLYISRQLKLVVVRQAGGILEALGGRDATEWSDREFLARLLYGTDAAGKKL is encoded by the coding sequence ATGCGTGAATTCTATGTCTGGCGATTTTTGCTGGCCCCGCTGTTTGCCGCCTGGCTCGTCGTCTCACCGGAAGTATCGTTGATGGCCGCGGAACCTGTCGCCGATCCTACGAATCCAGAGCACCACAAATTAGCCGCCGAGTATAGCGCCGCACGCAAAGGTTTGAGCGTGCTCGTCCGCGTCGACGGAAAGGAGGTCTTTGCCGACTACACCAACGGCGGTGGCCAGAACCGGGCACACGAATTGGCCAGCGGCACGAAGAGCTTTAACGGGATAATGGCAGCTGCTGCGATTCAAGACGGGTTGATCAAGTCGTGGGATGAAAAGGTCAGCGATACCATCACCGAATGGAAAGATGACGAGACCAAACAGAACATCACGCTGCGGCACCTGCTCAGCCTGACCAGCGGCATGGGTGGCGGCCAAATTGCCCGCGTGCCTACTTTTGCTGATGCAATTCAAACGACCGTGCGTTTTGAACCCGGCCAGCGCTTTCAGTACGGACCGGCTCCCTTTCAAACCTTTGGCGAATTGTTGCGTCGCAAACTCAGCGAGACTAAGGAAACACCACTCGACTATCTGCAACGGCGGATCTTCAAACCCATCGACCTGCAAGTCGGCAGTTGGCGCAAGGGGGTCGATGGTATGCCACACTTGCCGTCCGGCGCACACTTAACGGCCCCCGAGTGGGCCAAGTTTGGCGAACTCGTGCGTGCCGGTGGCAGTTGGAACGGCAAGGAAATTGTGCAGCAAAAACTGCTTGACGAGTGCTTCATTCCCGCCAAAGCGAATCCCGCTTATGGCCTCACCTGGTGGCTCGCCAGCGCCGCCAACAATCAGCGGGCGGCGCTCTTTCCAGCGCTCGCGCGGGCAGCGAAAGGGGACGGCGCTCAACCCCTGCGTGTGCCCGATTTGGTTCAAGCCGCTGGCGCCGGCAATCAGCGTTTGTATATCAGCCGGCAGTTGAAGCTCGTCGTCGTGCGCCAGGCCGGCGGCATTTTGGAAGCTCTCGGCGGTCGCGACGCTACGGAATGGAGCGATCGCGAATTCCTCGCGCGCCTGCTCTACGGAACCGACGCTGCGGGAAAGAAGTTGTAG